From the genome of candidate division KSB1 bacterium:
CCGCCTATGTGCAGTGGCTCGGCTACGAAGATGAGAAGCGGCCGGACGTGCTGTACGGCTATCCCAACCGCATTCTCTCCTACCCGCTGCCGTTCACCATCATGCCGCCCTGGTTTGCGGAAGGCGTGGCGCAATACCAGCGGCCGGAATTGGAATATGACCTGTGGGACTCGCATCGCGACATGCTGCTGCGCACCGCGGTGGTGGAAGACAAGCTGCTCACCTATTCCGAAATGAACGTCTTCGGCAAGAACAGCATCGGCAGCGAGCGGGTTTACAATCAGGGCTATTCGCTGGTGACTTACCTCGCGGGCAAGCACGGCGCGGCCGTCTTGCAGCAGATCGCCGCCAACATGCGCAGTCCCCTGCGTTTCTCTTTCGACAGCGCCATCAAGAAAGCCACGGGCAAAAGCGGCGGTCAAATTTATGACGAGTGGAAAAAACACCTGCAACAGACTTATGCACAGCAGTTGCGCGCGATCCAAGGCCAGGTGGTCGCCGGAGAACTGCTGCAAGCCAAAGGCTCGGGCAATTTTTATCCGCGCTGGTCGCCGGACGGCAGCCGGCTGGCCTACCTCAGCAATGCCGGTGCGGACTATTTGGGCCAAACGGCCCTGGTGATGCGGCAGGGGGCGGATGGCAGGGACGAGTTGATCAGGAGCGGCGTGCACCACGCTTTTTCCTGGTCGCCCGACGGCACGCAACTCGCTTACTCGCGCAAATCGGAAAAAAATCCGCACCACGCGGTGGTGTATGATTTGTATCTGTACGACATCAAGAAGAAAAAAGAAAAACGCCTGACGCATGCGGCACGTGCCCACAGCCCGAGCTGGTCGCCCGACGGCAAAATGCTGGCCTGTGTGGTGAACGGTGACGGCAGTCAAAATATTGCACTCTACGACCTTGCAGCGGATCGCCTGAAAATCATCACTTCCCACCAAACGCAGGAACAAGTCTACACCCCGCAATGGTCCCCGGATGGCCGGCAGCTTGTGTATGCCTATTCGCATGCGCGCGGCCGCAGCCTGCGGCTGTGCGACCTGGCGAGCGGAGAGGTCACGCCGGTCAATTTGCGGTATGCCCTGATGGCGGAATCATCGGACGCCCGGCCCGGCGATGCACGCGATGCCGTCTTCAGCCCCGACGGCCGGAAAATCTATTTCAGTTGGGATGTGACCGGCATTTTCAACATCTACAGTCTCGACCTCGCCACCCAGCAAGTCACCCCGCTGACGAACGTCGTGGGTGGCGCGTTCATGCCTTCGGTCAATCGTGAAGGCGGGTTGTTGTTCAGCATCTTTGTCGCCGAAGGTTACAAAATCGCACATCTCAAAACGCCCCAACCGCTGCCGCCCGATGTGACGCGCTATCTACCCCCCGCGGAGAGGCAGCTTCAGCTTGCGGCGGTCACTGGCGATCTCGCGCATCTCAATTTGAGCGGCATCAAGCACGGCGCCTATGATGACCGGCAAATCCCCGACTTCGCGGTCACACCCTACCGCGGTCATTATTCGGCGGTTGCGATTTTGCCGCGTGTGATGGTGGATTACGGCAAACTGAAGCTCGGCAGTTACTTCTACTCCAGCGAAATCCTGGACAACATCAGTTTCATCGGCGGGGCGGCCCTCAATCGCGACAAGGATTATGACCTTTTTCTGCTGGTGGACTATGACAAGCTCGGGCCACAGTTGTCTCTGGAAGCCTACAACCAGGCCCGCCACGCGCGCGCAGAGGGCTACGGGTTTCTCTACAACCTGACGGAAGTGAATCTCGGAACACAACGCTGGTGGAGCAGCCGGCATCATTCCCAGTTCCGTCTCATTTACAGCCGCTACAATGCCAAGATTTCGTTTGTCGAGCGCGGTTTCAAGCAGAGTTTCGGATATACCTACTATGAAGGCAAAGCGCTGGCCTTTCGTCATCACTTCCGGCAGCAGGTGCGCGCGGTGGACGGCGACATCAATCCCCGCATGGGCCGCGAGGTGGAATTCCGCTACACGCGCGAATTCAACAATTTCATCAATTCCGATCCCGACAAAGCCTTCACGTTGACCGACTATGGCACCTTCGTCGAGAACTATGAACCGCACAACGTGCATCGCGTTGAGCTGGCATGGACCGAGCGCCTGCCCCTGCCCGGACGCACGGGGCTCACGCTGTCTGGCCGCGGCGGCTGGCTCGACCGCGAGGTGAACAGCTTTTTTTATTTTTTTGCCGGTGGTTTGGATGGTGTGCGAGGGTATCCTTACTACAGCATGGAAGGCCGTTACCTGCTGCATGGCCGCCTGACCTATCGCCTGCCACTGTTCCGTCATCTTGATTTGTCACTGCTGCATCTTTATCTCGACAAGATCTGCTTCGCCGTGTCATACGATTATGGCGGCG
Proteins encoded in this window:
- a CDS encoding DPP IV N-terminal domain-containing protein, yielding MMLKQTVAVCGRAACDKGDAPGWRRGAAALNRVPRHPARIVLAALAVCASLAAAQDEPRWTHPELKWQTIETEHFFVHFHEGAEQTGRLTAKIAEEIYTPITSLYGYQPDGKVHFIIRDYDDFSNGAAYYLDNKVEIWASAMDFELRGTHSWLRNVITHEYTHMISLGAARKITRHLPAAYVQWLGYEDEKRPDVLYGYPNRILSYPLPFTIMPPWFAEGVAQYQRPELEYDLWDSHRDMLLRTAVVEDKLLTYSEMNVFGKNSIGSERVYNQGYSLVTYLAGKHGAAVLQQIAANMRSPLRFSFDSAIKKATGKSGGQIYDEWKKHLQQTYAQQLRAIQGQVVAGELLQAKGSGNFYPRWSPDGSRLAYLSNAGADYLGQTALVMRQGADGRDELIRSGVHHAFSWSPDGTQLAYSRKSEKNPHHAVVYDLYLYDIKKKKEKRLTHAARAHSPSWSPDGKMLACVVNGDGSQNIALYDLAADRLKIITSHQTQEQVYTPQWSPDGRQLVYAYSHARGRSLRLCDLASGEVTPVNLRYALMAESSDARPGDARDAVFSPDGRKIYFSWDVTGIFNIYSLDLATQQVTPLTNVVGGAFMPSVNREGGLLFSIFVAEGYKIAHLKTPQPLPPDVTRYLPPAERQLQLAAVTGDLAHLNLSGIKHGAYDDRQIPDFAVTPYRGHYSAVAILPRVMVDYGKLKLGSYFYSSEILDNISFIGGAALNRDKDYDLFLLVDYDKLGPQLSLEAYNQARHARAEGYGFLYNLTEVNLGTQRWWSSRHHSQFRLIYSRYNAKISFVERGFKQSFGYTYYEGKALAFRHHFRQQVRAVDGDINPRMGREVEFRYTREFNNFINSDPDKAFTLTDYGTFVENYEPHNVHRVELAWTERLPLPGRTGLTLSGRGGWLDREVNSFFYFFAGGLDGVRGYPYYSMEGRYLLHGRLTYRLPLFRHLDLSLLHLYLDKICFAVSYDYGGAFSQTRGWRDKLHDSINLQLRSELFSFYGFPTRLSCDAAYGFDKFVLRREGQAPLTYGREWRYYLTVAFDFLDN